From a region of the Streptomyces sp. NBC_00193 genome:
- a CDS encoding alpha/beta fold hydrolase produces the protein MVISHDVDGPVDAPAVVLLHSSVCDRRMWEPQWQPLLAAGFRVVRADFRTCGDSPAAEAPYSDHGDVRELLEHLGIRRAAFVGSSYGGRVALTLAAQQPELVSALALLCPARPAQRRGPALLAFNAAEAALVDAGDLEGAARLNARQWLGPEADEAAHALVRAMQLGNLQGAEGADGDHELPEPVFEPAALTAPVLGIGGAHDIPEFRDVPAELASLIPGAVHVELPWAGHLPSLERPEEINRLLLEFLPGR, from the coding sequence ATGGTTATTTCTCATGATGTGGACGGCCCCGTCGACGCCCCGGCCGTCGTTCTGCTGCATTCCTCCGTGTGCGACCGGCGGATGTGGGAGCCGCAGTGGCAGCCGCTGCTCGCCGCCGGGTTCCGGGTGGTCCGGGCGGACTTCCGGACCTGTGGCGACTCCCCCGCCGCCGAAGCCCCGTACAGCGACCACGGGGACGTACGGGAGCTGCTGGAGCACCTCGGCATCCGGCGGGCCGCCTTCGTCGGCTCCTCCTACGGCGGGCGGGTCGCGCTGACGCTGGCCGCGCAGCAGCCGGAGCTGGTGAGCGCGCTGGCGCTGCTCTGCCCCGCCCGGCCCGCGCAGCGGCGCGGCCCCGCCCTGCTCGCCTTCAACGCCGCCGAAGCCGCCCTGGTGGACGCGGGCGACCTGGAGGGCGCGGCCAGGCTCAACGCCCGCCAGTGGCTCGGCCCGGAGGCCGACGAGGCCGCGCACGCCCTCGTACGGGCCATGCAGCTCGGGAACCTCCAGGGCGCCGAGGGGGCCGACGGGGACCACGAGCTCCCCGAGCCCGTCTTCGAACCGGCCGCCCTCACCGCCCCCGTCCTCGGCATCGGCGGCGCGCACGACATCCCCGAGTTCCGGGACGTCCCCGCCGAGCTGGCCTCCCTGATACCCGGAGCCGTCCACGTCGAGCTGCCCTGGGCCGGCCATCTCCCCTCGCTGGAACGCCCCGAGGAGATCAATCGGTTGCTGCTCGAGTTCTTGCCGGGACGCTGA
- a CDS encoding 2-oxo-4-hydroxy-4-carboxy-5-ureidoimidazoline decarboxylase has translation MAGHPRHATRSPPLSSHLPAQARGGSDPSLGSPSLHDADPFPRTDDTGLARFNALSPEAAHSALLHCCGSRRWAHRVAAHRPYPDFGALLAAADEASYDLSQPDLSEALACEFPPELEHGAAYAAVLALDAAHGEYERTFGHAFVICLDGTTPEEQADQLLAAIRRRMELDLDEERAISADELRRVAQVRLADLTHWLTSADGVSAAEFGLFAPVG, from the coding sequence GTGGCGGGACACCCGCGCCACGCCACGAGGAGCCCCCCGCTGTCCAGCCACCTTCCGGCACAGGCCCGCGGAGGCTCCGACCCTTCCCTCGGCTCCCCCTCCCTCCACGACGCCGATCCCTTTCCCCGCACGGACGACACCGGGCTCGCACGGTTCAACGCCCTGTCGCCCGAGGCCGCCCACTCCGCCCTGCTGCACTGCTGCGGCAGCCGGCGCTGGGCCCACCGGGTGGCCGCCCACCGCCCTTACCCCGACTTCGGCGCGCTACTCGCCGCCGCGGACGAGGCCTCGTACGACCTCTCCCAGCCGGACCTCTCCGAGGCGCTGGCCTGCGAGTTCCCGCCGGAACTGGAGCACGGGGCCGCGTACGCCGCGGTCCTCGCGCTCGACGCGGCGCACGGGGAGTACGAGCGGACCTTCGGCCACGCCTTCGTGATCTGCCTCGACGGGACCACCCCGGAGGAGCAGGCGGACCAGCTGCTGGCCGCGATCCGGCGGCGGATGGAGCTGGACCTGGACGAAGAGCGCGCGATCTCCGCGGACGAGCTCCGTCGCGTCGCGCAGGTCCGGCTCGCCGACCTGACACACTGGCTGACCTCGGCGGATGGGGTATCTGCTGCCGAATTCGGGCTATTCGCCCCTGTGGGATAG
- a CDS encoding succinate dehydrogenase hydrophobic membrane anchor subunit yields MSSDTSFEKGIGDVEGVSLYDVDNPAPYIEAPRKRTSKTPRSTRGNFEMVAWLFMRLSGIVLVVLVLGHLLIQLVLDGGVSKIGFAFVAGRWASPFWQGWDLLMLWLAMLHGANGLRTVINDYAERANTRLWLKGLLYTATVFTILLGTLVIFTFDPNIR; encoded by the coding sequence ATGTCTTCTGACACTTCTTTCGAAAAGGGCATCGGTGACGTGGAGGGCGTGTCCCTCTACGACGTCGACAACCCGGCGCCGTACATCGAGGCCCCGCGCAAGCGCACCAGCAAGACCCCGCGCTCGACCCGCGGCAACTTCGAGATGGTCGCGTGGCTCTTCATGCGCCTCTCGGGCATCGTGCTCGTCGTCCTGGTCCTCGGCCACCTGCTGATCCAGCTCGTCCTCGACGGCGGCGTCTCCAAGATCGGCTTCGCCTTCGTGGCCGGCCGCTGGGCCTCCCCGTTCTGGCAGGGCTGGGACCTGCTGATGCTGTGGCTCGCGATGCTGCACGGCGCGAACGGTCTGCGTACCGTCATCAACGACTACGCGGAGCGCGCCAACACGCGTCTGTGGCTCAAGGGCCTGCTCTACACCGCCACGGTGTTCACCATTCTTCTGGGCACGCTGGTGATCTTCACCTTCGACCCGAACATCCGCTAG
- a CDS encoding succinate dehydrogenase iron-sulfur subunit yields the protein MATPTLSKTDQMEAAAAASPFITVTFRIRRFNPEISDESTWQDFQIEIDPKERVLDGLHKIKWDLDGTLTFRRSCAHGICGSDAMRINGKNRLACKTLIKDINPEKPITVEAIKGLTVMKDLVVDMEPFFQAYRDVMPFLVTKGNEPTRERLQSAEDRERFDDTTKCILCAACTSSCPVFWNDGQYFGPAAIVNAHRFIFDSRDEAGEQRLEILNDKDGVWRCRTTFNCTDACPRGIEVTKAIQEVKRALITRRF from the coding sequence ATGGCCACCCCGACCCTGAGCAAGACGGACCAGATGGAGGCGGCGGCCGCCGCATCGCCGTTCATCACGGTCACGTTCCGGATCCGCCGGTTCAACCCGGAGATCTCGGACGAGTCGACCTGGCAGGACTTCCAGATCGAGATCGACCCGAAGGAGCGCGTGCTCGACGGTCTCCACAAGATCAAGTGGGACCTCGACGGCACGCTCACCTTCCGTCGCTCGTGCGCGCACGGCATCTGCGGCTCCGACGCGATGCGGATCAACGGCAAGAACAGGCTCGCCTGCAAGACGCTGATCAAGGACATCAACCCGGAGAAGCCGATCACGGTCGAGGCCATCAAGGGCCTGACGGTGATGAAGGACCTCGTCGTCGACATGGAGCCCTTCTTCCAGGCGTACCGGGACGTCATGCCGTTCCTGGTCACCAAGGGCAACGAGCCGACGCGCGAGCGCCTGCAGTCCGCCGAGGACCGCGAGCGCTTCGACGACACCACCAAGTGCATCCTGTGCGCCGCGTGCACGTCCTCGTGCCCGGTGTTCTGGAACGACGGCCAGTACTTCGGCCCGGCGGCGATCGTCAACGCGCACCGCTTCATCTTCGACTCGCGCGACGAGGCGGGCGAGCAGCGCCTGGAGATCCTGAACGACAAGGACGGCGTGTGGCGTTGCCGCACGACCTTCAACTGCACCGACGCATGCCCGCGCGGCATCGAGGTCACGAAGGCGATCCAGGAAGTGAAGCGCGCCCTCATCACGCGCCGCTTCTGA
- the sdhA gene encoding succinate dehydrogenase flavoprotein subunit, with translation MKIHKYDTVIVGAGGAGMRAAIESTKRSRTAVLTKLYPTRSHTGAAQGGMAAALANVEDDNWEWHTFDTVKGGDYLVDQDAAEILAKEAIDAVLDLEKMGLPFNRTPDGTIDQRRFGGHSRNHGEAPVRRSCYAADRTGHMILQTLYQNCVKEGVEFFNEFYVLDQLLVEEDGVKKSAGVVAYELATGEIHVFQAKSVIYASGGTGKFFKVTSNAHTLTGDGQAACYRRGLPLEDMEFFQFHPTGIWRMGILLTEGARGEGGILRNKDGERFMEKYAPVMKDLASRDVVSRSIYTEIREGRGCGPAGDHVYLDLTHLPPEQLDAKLPDITEFARTYLGIEPYTDPIPIQPTAHYAMGGIPTNVEGEVLMDNTTVVPGLYAAGEVACVSVHGANRLGTNSLLDINVFGKRSGIAAAAYAHANDYVELPENPAQQVIDQVERLRNSTGNERVADLRLELQETMDACVMVFRTEQTIKTAVEKIAELRERYLNVSVQDKGKRFNTDLLEAIELGNLLDLAEVMAVSALARKESRGGHYREDYPNRDDVNFMRHTMAYREVGDDGKDSVRLDYKPVVVTRYQPMERKY, from the coding sequence ATGAAGATCCACAAGTACGACACCGTCATCGTCGGGGCGGGCGGCGCAGGCATGCGCGCCGCCATCGAGTCGACGAAGCGCAGCCGCACCGCCGTGCTGACCAAGCTCTACCCCACCCGCTCCCACACGGGCGCAGCGCAGGGCGGCATGGCCGCCGCGCTCGCCAACGTGGAGGACGACAACTGGGAGTGGCACACCTTCGACACGGTCAAGGGCGGTGACTACCTGGTCGACCAGGACGCCGCCGAGATCCTGGCGAAGGAGGCCATCGACGCGGTCCTCGACCTCGAGAAGATGGGCCTGCCGTTCAACCGCACCCCGGACGGCACCATCGACCAGCGCCGCTTCGGCGGGCACTCCCGCAACCACGGCGAGGCGCCGGTCCGCCGGTCCTGCTACGCCGCGGACCGCACCGGCCACATGATCCTCCAGACGCTCTACCAGAACTGCGTCAAGGAGGGCGTGGAGTTCTTCAACGAGTTCTACGTCCTGGACCAGCTCCTGGTCGAGGAGGACGGCGTCAAGAAGTCGGCCGGCGTGGTCGCGTACGAGCTCGCCACCGGCGAGATCCACGTGTTCCAGGCGAAGTCCGTCATCTACGCCTCCGGCGGCACCGGCAAGTTCTTCAAGGTGACCTCCAACGCGCACACCCTCACGGGTGACGGCCAGGCGGCCTGCTACCGCCGCGGCCTGCCGCTGGAGGACATGGAGTTCTTCCAGTTCCACCCGACGGGCATCTGGCGCATGGGCATCCTGCTGACGGAGGGCGCCCGCGGTGAGGGCGGCATCCTCCGCAACAAGGACGGCGAGCGCTTCATGGAGAAGTACGCGCCGGTCATGAAGGACCTCGCGTCCCGTGACGTCGTCTCGCGCTCCATCTACACCGAGATCCGTGAGGGCCGCGGCTGCGGTCCCGCCGGTGACCACGTGTACCTGGACCTGACGCACCTGCCGCCGGAGCAGCTCGACGCGAAGCTCCCGGACATCACCGAGTTCGCGCGCACCTACCTGGGCATCGAGCCGTACACGGACCCGATCCCGATCCAGCCCACCGCGCACTACGCCATGGGCGGCATCCCGACGAACGTCGAGGGTGAGGTCCTCATGGACAACACCACCGTCGTCCCGGGCCTGTACGCGGCCGGCGAGGTCGCCTGCGTCTCCGTGCACGGCGCGAACCGCCTGGGCACCAACTCGCTGCTGGACATCAACGTCTTCGGCAAGCGCTCGGGCATCGCGGCCGCCGCGTACGCCCACGCCAACGACTACGTCGAGCTGCCCGAGAACCCGGCGCAGCAGGTCATCGACCAGGTCGAGCGGCTGCGCAACTCCACGGGCAACGAGCGGGTCGCGGACCTGCGCCTGGAGCTCCAGGAGACGATGGACGCCTGCGTGATGGTGTTCCGCACCGAGCAGACGATCAAGACCGCGGTCGAGAAGATCGCGGAGCTGCGCGAGCGCTACCTGAACGTGTCCGTCCAGGACAAGGGCAAGCGCTTCAACACGGACCTGCTGGAAGCCATCGAGCTGGGCAACCTGCTCGACCTGGCCGAGGTCATGGCCGTGTCCGCGCTGGCGCGCAAGGAGTCCCGCGGCGGTCACTACCGCGAGGACTACCCGAACCGCGACGACGTCAACTTCATGCGCCACACCATGGCGTACCGCGAGGTCGGCGACGACGGCAAGGACTCCGTCCGCCTGGACTACAAGCCGGTCGTCGTCACCCGCTACCAGCCGATGGAGCGTAAGTACTGA
- the sdhC gene encoding succinate dehydrogenase, cytochrome b556 subunit codes for MPAGTLYRGREGMWSWVAHRVTGVLIFFFLFVHVLDTALVRVSPEAYDDVVATYKTPIVALLEYGLVAAILFHALNGLRVIAVDFWSKGPRYQKQMLWTVVGIWVVLMVGALYPVLGHAYLELFGK; via the coding sequence GTGCCGGCTGGAACGTTGTACCGCGGCCGGGAAGGAATGTGGTCCTGGGTGGCTCATCGAGTCACCGGCGTCCTCATTTTCTTCTTCCTGTTCGTACACGTCCTCGACACCGCTCTCGTCCGCGTCTCACCCGAGGCGTACGACGATGTCGTGGCTACCTACAAGACTCCGATCGTCGCGCTGCTGGAGTACGGCCTCGTCGCCGCAATCCTGTTCCACGCGCTCAACGGTCTCCGTGTCATCGCCGTGGACTTCTGGTCCAAGGGCCCCCGCTACCAGAAGCAGATGCTCTGGACCGTGGTGGGCATCTGGGTCGTGCTGATGGTCGGGGCCCTGTACCCCGTCCTCGGACACGCTTACCTCGAACTCTTCGGGAAGTGA